From a single Paenibacillus sp. FSL R5-0345 genomic region:
- a CDS encoding tripeptidase T: protein MISQDRLIQEFMELVQVDSETRNERQIADVLKSKFNALGLEVTEDDSQERTGHGAGNLFITWPAENGGAAPKLLFTCHMDTVVPGQNIKPTLGADGWITSDGTTILGADDKAGLAALFEAIRVIQEQKLPHGQIQFVITAGEESGLLGARSMDPSNLDADFGFALDSNGEVGAIAVAAPTQAKITMQIFGKSAHAGVNPEDGISAIQVASKAIAAMKLGRIDNETTANIGKFAGGGPTNVVCDHVQLDAEARSIVQEKVGDQIASMREALETTVREYGAECEFRSEIIYPAFSFNENDPVVQLAQRAITSMGLTPRLFHSGGGSDANVFNGLDVPTVNLAVGYEHIHTTKERIKAEDIVKVAELVVNIVKESVKG from the coding sequence GTGATTTCACAAGACAGATTGATTCAAGAATTTATGGAACTTGTCCAAGTTGATAGTGAAACAAGAAATGAACGGCAGATTGCCGATGTACTTAAGAGTAAATTTAACGCTCTGGGATTAGAAGTTACCGAAGATGATTCCCAGGAAAGAACAGGACATGGAGCGGGTAATCTGTTCATTACCTGGCCGGCTGAGAACGGTGGAGCTGCACCAAAGCTACTGTTCACTTGCCATATGGATACGGTTGTTCCTGGACAAAATATCAAGCCTACGCTTGGCGCGGATGGATGGATTACAAGTGACGGCACTACAATTCTTGGAGCGGATGACAAAGCTGGACTAGCTGCACTATTCGAAGCAATTAGAGTGATTCAAGAGCAAAAATTACCACATGGTCAGATTCAGTTTGTAATTACTGCGGGTGAAGAATCTGGATTGCTAGGTGCGCGTTCGATGGATCCGAGTAACTTGGATGCAGATTTCGGTTTCGCACTCGATTCCAATGGTGAAGTCGGAGCGATTGCAGTTGCGGCACCTACGCAAGCTAAAATAACGATGCAAATATTTGGAAAATCTGCTCATGCAGGTGTTAATCCAGAGGACGGCATCAGTGCGATTCAAGTAGCCAGCAAAGCGATCGCTGCTATGAAGCTTGGTCGGATCGACAACGAAACGACTGCGAATATCGGTAAATTCGCCGGCGGCGGCCCTACGAATGTGGTGTGCGATCACGTTCAATTGGATGCCGAAGCACGTAGTATCGTGCAGGAAAAGGTTGGCGATCAAATCGCTTCGATGCGTGAAGCACTGGAGACCACTGTCCGAGAATATGGTGCAGAATGCGAATTCCGCAGTGAAATAATTTATCCAGCGTTCAGTTTTAATGAGAATGATCCAGTGGTACAGCTTGCACAGCGGGCTATTACTTCTATGGGACTCACACCACGACTGTTCCACTCTGGTGGAGGAAGTGACGCTAACGTGTTCAATGGCCTAGATGTTCCGACCGTTAACCTCGCTGTAGGTTACGAACATATCCATACTACTAAGGAACGGATTAAAGCCGAAGACATTGTTAAAGTGGCTGAGCTTGTAGTGAACATTGTTAAAGAGAGTGTAAAGGGCTAA
- the prli42 gene encoding stressosome-associated protein Prli42 encodes MQRNKWFKIFIYVMLFAMIASTLFMVIEPFLAG; translated from the coding sequence ATGCAACGTAATAAGTGGTTCAAAATCTTCATCTACGTCATGTTGTTCGCCATGATTGCCTCTACGCTCTTTATGGTTATCGAGCCTTTCCTTGCAGGTTAA
- the lipB gene encoding lipoyl(octanoyl) transferase LipB, with translation MNNSDIRKLQISYDPIMEYGKAWDLQKESVHAIDAGEQPERLILLQHPPTYTIGSQNHPEHLLLDQEQLKEKGIELFEIDRGGDITYHGPGQLVGYPILMLGEDGKVDLHGYLRSLEAVIIDYLASYGIVGERKPEYTGVWVGDEKICAIGVKFNKSKFRRGFVTSHGFAFNISEGISGHGFQGIIPCGITEFGVTSLEECAGRRFELQDVARELVPYFLRHFPYEEQDEFFDTMAKAD, from the coding sequence ATGAATAATTCGGATATTCGTAAGCTGCAGATATCATATGACCCCATTATGGAGTATGGAAAGGCTTGGGATCTGCAAAAGGAAAGTGTGCACGCCATTGATGCTGGTGAGCAACCGGAACGACTGATTCTTTTGCAGCATCCTCCTACCTATACCATTGGTTCACAGAATCATCCCGAACATCTTCTTCTAGATCAAGAGCAGCTCAAAGAAAAAGGAATTGAGCTGTTTGAAATCGACCGGGGAGGAGATATTACATATCATGGACCGGGTCAGCTTGTAGGTTATCCGATCCTTATGCTCGGTGAAGATGGTAAGGTAGATTTACACGGGTACTTGCGCAGTCTGGAGGCAGTAATTATTGATTATTTGGCATCCTACGGAATTGTAGGGGAACGGAAGCCGGAGTATACAGGGGTATGGGTTGGCGACGAGAAGATCTGTGCTATTGGTGTCAAGTTTAACAAAAGCAAATTCCGAAGAGGGTTTGTTACTAGTCATGGGTTTGCCTTTAACATCTCTGAAGGAATATCTGGACACGGCTTTCAAGGAATTATTCCATGCGGTATCACCGAATTTGGAGTAACCTCCCTAGAGGAGTGTGCAGGTCGTCGTTTTGAACTTCAAGATGTGGCCAGAGAATTGGTCCCCTATTTCCTAAGACACTTTCCATATGAAGAGCAGGATGAGTTCTTCGACACTATGGCTAAGGCTGATTAG
- a CDS encoding dihydrolipoamide acetyltransferase family protein — protein MSDNQKLTDVIMPQLAESLVSATIGKWLKKPGDPVEQYEPLCELITDKVNAELPSTIDGVMGELLAEEGQVVNVGEVICRIAVPVTTSAAPNVTNTVAANSSNNIAGQNATSTANDSMRARYSPAVQTLAAEHNIDLTLVMGTGMGGRITRKDVLAFIESGGATSPASISASQPAPVVSQPPVPQFVQAEKKKTEEPLRHSGLHLSESPRIPTIEVEGGRGSSSEYLIDVTPIRNTIATRMRQSVSEIPHAWTMIEVDVTNLVALRNKHKDEFKRKEGINLTYLAFMMKAVVSAIKDYPIMNSVWAVDKIIVKRDINISLAVGTEDSVITPVIKKADQKNVAGLAREIDELAQKTREGKLSLEDLQGGTFTVNNTGSFGSILSYPIINYPQAAILTFESIVKRPVVINDMIGVRSMANICLSLDHRILDGVICGRFLQRVKDNIEGYTPDTKLY, from the coding sequence ATGTCTGACAACCAAAAGTTGACTGACGTGATCATGCCGCAGCTGGCGGAATCGCTAGTATCGGCGACGATCGGCAAATGGCTGAAGAAACCGGGTGATCCGGTAGAGCAATACGAACCATTATGTGAGCTTATTACAGATAAGGTAAATGCTGAATTGCCTTCAACGATAGATGGAGTTATGGGTGAACTATTAGCGGAAGAAGGCCAGGTTGTCAATGTCGGCGAAGTCATTTGCCGTATTGCCGTGCCTGTGACAACATCTGCTGCTCCAAACGTGACTAACACAGTTGCAGCTAATTCGTCTAATAATATTGCAGGACAAAATGCTACATCAACTGCTAACGATTCAATGCGTGCGCGGTATTCTCCCGCAGTACAGACTTTGGCGGCTGAGCATAACATCGACCTGACTTTAGTTATGGGTACTGGTATGGGTGGTCGGATTACCCGTAAGGATGTGCTGGCCTTTATCGAAAGTGGCGGAGCTACATCTCCAGCTTCGATTTCTGCTAGTCAACCTGCCCCAGTGGTGTCACAACCGCCTGTTCCACAGTTCGTTCAAGCCGAAAAGAAGAAGACGGAAGAGCCTCTTCGTCATTCGGGTCTACATTTAAGCGAATCTCCTCGTATTCCAACCATTGAAGTTGAGGGTGGTCGAGGCAGCAGTTCTGAATATCTGATTGATGTAACTCCAATCCGGAATACAATCGCTACAAGAATGCGCCAAAGTGTCTCTGAGATTCCGCATGCTTGGACCATGATTGAGGTAGATGTGACTAATCTGGTCGCACTGCGCAATAAACATAAGGATGAGTTCAAGCGTAAAGAAGGCATTAATCTAACCTATCTCGCTTTCATGATGAAGGCTGTTGTGAGTGCGATTAAGGATTACCCGATTATGAACTCTGTCTGGGCTGTAGACAAAATTATTGTCAAACGTGATATCAATATCTCGTTAGCGGTAGGCACAGAAGATTCGGTTATCACTCCTGTGATTAAAAAGGCTGATCAGAAAAATGTCGCCGGGTTGGCTCGTGAGATTGATGAATTGGCACAAAAAACCCGCGAAGGCAAACTGAGCTTGGAAGATTTGCAGGGAGGGACTTTCACTGTAAATAACACAGGTTCTTTTGGCTCCATTCTATCTTATCCAATCATTAACTATCCACAGGCTGCGATCTTAACCTTTGAATCGATTGTGAAAAGACCTGTGGTTATTAACGATATGATAGGTGTGCGATCAATGGCTAATATCTGTCTGTCACTGGATCATCGGATTCTGGACGGAGTAATTTGCGGCCGTTTCTTACAACGCGTCAAGGATAATATTGAAGGATATACACCGGATACTAAACTCTACTAA
- a CDS encoding alpha-ketoacid dehydrogenase subunit beta gives MAIMEYIDAIRLAMKEEMERDESVFVLGEDVGLKGGVFTTTKGLQEQFGEERVLDTPLAESAIAGVAIGAAMYGMKPIAEMQYSDFMLPATNQIISEAAKIRYRSNNDWNCPVVIRAPIGGGVFGGLYHSQCPESIFFGTPGLKIVAPYSAYDAKGLLKAAVRDPDPVLFFENKKCYKLIKEEVPEGDYIVPIGEANLLRKGTDITVIGYSLPLHFAMQAAEELEREEGITAHILDLRTLQPLDREAIIAAARETGKVLIVHEDNKTGGIGGEVAAIIAEHCLFELDAPIFRLCGPDVPAMPISPPMEKFFMLSKEKVKAEMLRLAQY, from the coding sequence ATGGCTATAATGGAATATATCGATGCCATTCGGCTCGCTATGAAGGAAGAAATGGAACGCGATGAATCCGTGTTTGTGCTTGGCGAGGACGTGGGGCTCAAAGGTGGCGTATTTACCACAACAAAAGGTCTGCAAGAACAGTTCGGAGAAGAGCGTGTACTAGATACACCGTTAGCGGAATCGGCTATAGCTGGTGTGGCGATTGGTGCAGCTATGTATGGTATGAAGCCTATTGCTGAAATGCAGTACTCTGATTTCATGCTTCCAGCAACGAATCAAATCATTAGCGAAGCGGCCAAAATCCGCTATCGTTCAAATAACGATTGGAATTGTCCGGTTGTCATTCGTGCGCCTATCGGCGGCGGTGTATTCGGCGGTCTGTACCATTCTCAGTGCCCGGAATCGATTTTCTTCGGTACACCAGGATTGAAGATTGTCGCACCTTACTCTGCTTACGATGCAAAAGGGCTATTGAAAGCAGCCGTACGTGACCCTGATCCGGTTTTATTCTTCGAGAACAAGAAGTGCTATAAGCTGATCAAGGAAGAAGTGCCAGAAGGTGATTATATCGTTCCAATTGGCGAAGCTAATCTGCTGCGCAAGGGAACAGATATTACGGTTATTGGTTATAGTTTGCCATTGCATTTTGCGATGCAAGCAGCAGAAGAATTGGAGCGCGAAGAAGGCATTACAGCGCATATTCTGGATCTGCGGACCTTGCAGCCCCTTGATCGTGAGGCGATCATAGCTGCTGCTCGTGAGACAGGGAAGGTTCTTATTGTGCACGAGGATAATAAAACGGGCGGTATTGGCGGCGAAGTGGCGGCGATTATCGCTGAACATTGTCTATTTGAACTAGACGCGCCGATCTTCCGTCTTTGTGGTCCGGATGTTCCGGCGATGCCAATCAGCCCACCAATGGAGAAGTTCTTCATGCTTAGCAAAGAAAAGGTGAAGGCGGAAATGCTTCGATTGGCGCAATATTAA
- a CDS encoding thiamine pyrophosphate-dependent dehydrogenase E1 component subunit alpha, translating to MESQDTVETINRHKQLGLSDGQVIDMYRYMLLARKYDERSLLLQRAGKINFHVSGIGQEAGQVAAAFALDRQNDYFLPYYRDYAFVLSVGMTTRELMLSVFAKAEDPNSGGRQMPGHFGSKRLRIVTGSSPVTTQVPHAVGFALAAKMQKKKFVSFVTFGEGSSNQGDFHEACNFAGVNKLPVIIMCQNNQYAISIPAHKQLGGKVSDRALGYGFPGVRVDGNDPLEVYRVVKEARERALAGEGPTLIEAMMYRLSPHSTSDNDLAYRTKEEVDENWKKDGVAGFRNYLIGLGLWSDEQEQDLIAECNLDLKAAIEYADNAPFPKPEDTLLHVYSDSDLKGGA from the coding sequence ATGGAATCCCAAGATACTGTAGAAACGATTAACAGACATAAGCAGCTTGGACTAAGTGACGGTCAGGTCATCGATATGTACAGATATATGTTGCTCGCACGTAAATACGACGAGCGCAGTCTGCTGCTTCAGCGCGCTGGCAAGATTAACTTTCATGTCTCCGGCATTGGCCAGGAGGCGGGTCAGGTAGCAGCAGCATTTGCGCTGGACCGGCAGAATGATTATTTTTTACCATATTACCGTGATTATGCTTTCGTACTCTCCGTGGGTATGACTACTCGTGAACTGATGTTGTCTGTGTTCGCAAAGGCAGAAGATCCAAACAGTGGTGGGCGGCAAATGCCAGGTCACTTTGGTAGTAAGCGTTTGCGTATTGTGACAGGCTCAAGTCCGGTAACCACGCAGGTCCCTCATGCGGTTGGTTTTGCTTTGGCAGCCAAAATGCAAAAGAAAAAGTTCGTCTCATTTGTAACCTTCGGAGAAGGCTCCAGCAACCAAGGCGATTTTCATGAAGCTTGTAACTTTGCCGGAGTGAATAAGCTGCCGGTTATTATTATGTGTCAGAATAATCAGTACGCGATCTCTATTCCTGCTCACAAACAGCTGGGCGGTAAGGTCAGCGACCGTGCTCTGGGTTATGGGTTTCCAGGTGTGCGTGTAGACGGCAATGATCCACTGGAAGTATATCGTGTCGTTAAGGAAGCTCGGGAAAGAGCACTTGCGGGGGAAGGTCCTACGTTGATCGAAGCTATGATGTACCGTTTATCTCCACACTCCACCTCGGATAATGATTTGGCTTACCGGACCAAAGAAGAGGTTGATGAGAACTGGAAGAAGGACGGCGTAGCAGGATTCCGCAATTACCTGATCGGTCTGGGACTTTGGAGTGACGAGCAAGAACAAGATCTTATTGCTGAATGCAATCTTGATCTTAAAGCAGCTATCGAATATGCTGACAACGCTCCATTCCCGAAACCGGAAGATACACTGCTGCATGTTTACAGTGATTCCGACCTGAAAGGAGGAGCATAA
- the lpdA gene encoding dihydrolipoyl dehydrogenase, whose amino-acid sequence MTISCDVAILGGGTGGYVAAIRAAQLGKSVVVIEMDKLGGTCLHRGCIPSKSLLRSAEVYAEINESESYGIETSGVQLVFPKVQKRKEAVVEQLHQGVQYLMRKNKIQVIKGKGRVTGPSIFSPRSGAVAVELEDGEMETVVSNHLIIATGSRPRVLPGLEPDGKVILSSDEALTLDELPSSIIIVGGGVIGVEWASMLVDFGVQVTVVEAAGQLLPQEDEEVAKELQRLLKKRGVKVLTETTVDAATCKVTEDGITIDARKGEQTQSLSAEKLLVSVGRVANIENIGLENTDIRFDKGIIAVNASMQTAEPHIYAIGDCIGGLQLAHAASHEGIMAVNHLAGERLHPYHTHLVPRCVYTRPEVASVGHTEKEAKALGHDVVTGKFPFSAIGKAIVYGQKDGFVKVVADRTSGDILGVQMIGPHVTDLIGEAALAQLLDATPWEIGEAIHAHPTLSEIVGEAMLAVDGRSIGI is encoded by the coding sequence ATGACAATTTCATGTGACGTGGCCATTCTTGGCGGAGGAACCGGGGGATATGTGGCAGCCATTCGCGCTGCACAGCTTGGTAAGTCCGTCGTCGTCATCGAAATGGACAAACTGGGAGGAACCTGCCTGCACCGTGGCTGCATTCCTAGCAAATCGCTGCTCAGAAGTGCAGAAGTATATGCTGAAATCAATGAGAGCGAGAGCTATGGCATTGAGACAAGCGGTGTACAGCTTGTATTCCCGAAAGTACAAAAGCGCAAGGAAGCGGTAGTTGAACAACTTCATCAGGGCGTACAATATTTGATGCGCAAAAATAAAATACAAGTTATTAAAGGCAAGGGGCGTGTGACGGGTCCCTCTATTTTTTCCCCACGTAGTGGTGCTGTTGCTGTAGAACTAGAAGACGGTGAAATGGAAACAGTGGTCTCTAACCATCTTATTATTGCTACAGGATCTCGTCCGCGTGTATTACCTGGTCTGGAACCAGACGGGAAAGTTATTCTTAGCAGTGATGAAGCACTCACGCTCGACGAGTTACCTTCTTCCATCATTATTGTTGGAGGCGGAGTAATTGGGGTGGAATGGGCCTCTATGCTTGTCGATTTCGGAGTACAGGTTACGGTAGTTGAAGCTGCTGGTCAGTTACTACCTCAAGAGGATGAAGAAGTAGCTAAAGAACTGCAACGCTTATTGAAAAAACGTGGCGTTAAAGTTCTAACTGAAACTACAGTAGATGCTGCAACCTGTAAGGTAACTGAGGATGGAATAACGATCGATGCCCGTAAGGGAGAGCAAACTCAAAGTTTATCCGCAGAAAAGCTGCTAGTATCCGTAGGCAGAGTAGCAAATATCGAGAATATTGGTCTGGAAAATACAGATATTCGCTTTGATAAAGGAATTATCGCTGTAAATGCTAGTATGCAAACGGCTGAACCGCATATTTATGCGATTGGCGACTGTATCGGTGGATTACAATTAGCACATGCGGCCAGTCATGAAGGCATTATGGCGGTCAACCATCTCGCTGGTGAGAGACTTCATCCTTATCATACACATCTTGTACCGCGCTGTGTCTATACACGTCCTGAAGTAGCGAGTGTGGGTCACACTGAGAAGGAAGCTAAGGCATTGGGACATGATGTGGTGACTGGAAAATTCCCTTTCTCTGCCATTGGCAAGGCGATTGTGTACGGTCAGAAGGACGGGTTTGTTAAAGTTGTAGCGGATCGAACCAGCGGAGATATTCTCGGTGTGCAGATGATTGGTCCGCATGTAACGGATCTAATCGGAGAAGCGGCACTAGCCCAACTGCTTGATGCAACACCTTGGGAAATTGGTGAGGCCATTCATGCTCACCCTACGCTTTCGGAGATCGTTGGAGAAGCAATGTTAGCAGTAGACGGAAGATCTATCGGGATTTAG
- a CDS encoding DUF2627 domain-containing protein produces the protein MKLLISRFIAILILVFPGLIAMKGFLMMKDDIFDYISMHGDDSVVPDFAWLHFGGGFLLFAAGMTFLGGWILARDRKRNYVGPRFKEKQQAKQAAAQETIS, from the coding sequence ATGAAACTGTTAATTTCACGCTTCATTGCCATCCTTATTCTTGTGTTTCCTGGTTTAATTGCAATGAAGGGCTTCTTAATGATGAAGGACGATATTTTTGATTATATCTCTATGCATGGCGATGACTCCGTTGTCCCAGATTTCGCTTGGCTTCACTTTGGCGGTGGTTTCCTTCTCTTTGCAGCAGGTATGACTTTCCTTGGGGGCTGGATTCTAGCAAGAGACCGCAAACGCAATTATGTTGGCCCTCGGTTCAAGGAGAAACAACAAGCGAAGCAAGCTGCAGCGCAAGAAACGATCTCCTAG
- a CDS encoding ABC transporter ATP-binding protein, producing the protein MFKALLEPFRHPKPVIELGAGRSLGSAAGRKPKAKAKDWGGTLMRIWSYLAERKAKLFLVLLMVVFSSALALLGPYMIGRAVDDYLEGTGGRSWTIFLISLASVYIFYSLTSWLQNIWMIEIAQETVFRMRTELFSHLHRLPISFFNRRQQGEIMSRLTNDIENVSSTLNSSAIQIFSSVLTLLGTVGVMLWLSPLLTLLTFLVVPLMLLGMRWITRRTGPLFKERQRNVGELNGYIEETLSGQRIIKAFSQEERVIAGFHERNERIMLSGYWAQSISGFIPKLMNGLNNLSFAIVAGVGGLLAIRGAITVGVIIVFVEYTRQFTRPLNDLANQWNTLLSAVAGAERVFEVLDEETEAKDEGAATSLVKVEGAVKFENVSFSYDRSSNTLHDISFEAKPGEMIALVGPTGAGKTTLIGLLSRFYDPNQGKITLDGLDVTSIRRESLRSHMAFVLQDSFLFKGSIRDNIRYGRLDASDEEVEAAAKLANAHSFIIRMPEGYDRMLSADGSGISQGQKQLLSIARAILANPSMLVLDEATSSIDTVTEIKIQEGLQALMKGRTSFVIAHRLGTIRAADRILVLQGGRLLQQGSHEELLKQGGLYSELVQGGRRESLDKAGL; encoded by the coding sequence ATGTTCAAAGCACTTCTTGAACCCTTTCGTCACCCAAAACCCGTCATTGAGCTTGGAGCTGGAAGAAGTCTTGGTTCAGCAGCTGGAAGGAAGCCAAAAGCGAAGGCGAAGGATTGGGGCGGCACGCTCATGCGGATTTGGAGCTACCTTGCCGAGCGTAAAGCTAAGCTTTTTCTCGTTCTGTTAATGGTGGTCTTCAGCTCGGCTTTAGCGCTGCTCGGGCCTTATATGATTGGTAGAGCCGTGGATGATTATCTGGAAGGCACTGGCGGACGTTCGTGGACGATTTTTTTGATCAGCCTTGCTAGTGTGTATATTTTCTATTCTTTAACATCTTGGCTGCAAAATATTTGGATGATCGAAATCGCTCAGGAGACCGTATTTCGGATGCGCACGGAGTTGTTTTCTCATCTGCATCGTTTGCCGATCTCATTTTTTAACCGGAGACAGCAGGGCGAAATTATGAGCCGCCTCACCAACGATATTGAGAATGTCAGCTCTACGCTGAATAGCTCAGCTATTCAGATCTTTTCCAGTGTGTTGACGTTGCTCGGAACGGTTGGTGTAATGCTGTGGCTTAGTCCTCTTCTGACGCTGCTTACATTCCTGGTTGTGCCTTTGATGCTATTAGGCATGCGCTGGATTACTCGGCGTACGGGTCCGCTTTTTAAAGAACGTCAGCGCAATGTGGGTGAGTTAAATGGTTATATAGAAGAGACGTTATCCGGTCAACGGATTATCAAGGCTTTTTCACAAGAGGAACGGGTCATCGCTGGTTTTCATGAACGCAATGAGCGAATTATGCTCTCTGGATACTGGGCACAGTCGATTTCTGGCTTCATTCCTAAGCTGATGAATGGACTTAATAATTTGAGCTTCGCTATTGTTGCTGGAGTTGGCGGTCTGCTAGCGATCCGTGGGGCAATAACGGTCGGAGTGATTATCGTATTTGTTGAATACACGCGTCAATTTACTCGCCCTCTTAATGACTTAGCGAATCAGTGGAATACACTGCTGTCAGCGGTTGCAGGAGCGGAGAGAGTGTTTGAAGTGCTGGACGAAGAGACGGAAGCTAAAGATGAAGGTGCAGCCACTTCGCTGGTTAAAGTTGAAGGTGCAGTGAAGTTCGAAAATGTATCTTTTTCATATGACAGAAGTTCTAACACACTGCATGATATTAGCTTTGAAGCGAAGCCTGGTGAGATGATTGCCTTAGTAGGACCTACCGGTGCCGGCAAAACAACACTTATCGGGCTGTTATCTCGTTTCTATGATCCTAATCAGGGTAAGATTACGCTGGATGGCTTAGATGTCACTTCGATTCGGCGTGAAAGCCTGAGGAGCCATATGGCATTTGTATTGCAGGACTCCTTTTTATTCAAGGGCAGCATCCGCGATAATATTCGTTACGGTAGACTGGATGCTTCCGATGAGGAGGTCGAAGCGGCGGCGAAGCTGGCTAACGCTCATTCTTTTATTATCCGAATGCCGGAAGGTTATGATCGAATGCTCTCTGCTGATGGCAGCGGCATAAGCCAAGGACAGAAGCAATTGCTATCCATTGCAAGGGCTATTCTTGCCAACCCTTCCATGCTTGTTCTTGATGAAGCCACTAGCAGTATCGATACCGTGACCGAAATCAAGATTCAGGAAGGACTACAGGCGTTGATGAAGGGACGGACCAGCTTCGTTATTGCCCATAGACTGGGTACCATCCGCGCTGCAGATCGAATTCTTGTTCTTCAAGGGGGCAGATTATTGCAGCAGGGCTCTCATGAGGAGTTGTTGAAGCAAGGGGGCTTGTACAGCGAGTTGGTTCAGGGTGGCCGTAGAGAGTCGCTTGATAAAGCTGGGCTTTAA
- a CDS encoding ABC transporter ATP-binding protein, which yields MGLIFSFLKKYKVAAIAALVMMLIELAVELSQPLLISKIIDQGIKEQNSSVVWLWGGVLIGSAVVAFIAGVLSSFFAAHASQSFAFDLRDKLYEKVQSFTYEVFNRFATSSLITRLTGDVSQLQDTIFMSLRFMTRVPLVVVGSVIMALVVHVKLGLFLTVALPLLLLFLYFIMRKASLLFRNVQNRIDGVNGVIQENLTGIRLIRVFVRMGHEIGRFTVFSGNLMRSTVSALRLTETTMPFVMLIVNAAIMLILWFGRIEIANGDATLGETVAVINYSLRTIGALSAISGLVVTISRARASSQRITEVMSAGAGVKEGGAAKSEPIQGHVQFEGISFKYPESNISVLEDITFEVSAGERVAIMGATGSGKSSLVGLIPRLYEETDGIISIDGQKSSDIDISRLRRSIGYVPQEVQLFSGSIRDNIAWGNEHATQEQIEHAAAAAQIHATVMELPNGYDTMLGQRGVNLSGGQKQRLTIARALVRKPAILILDDSTSALDAVTEGLLLEALKEISCTTFLITQKISSTASADLILLLDEGRLIGKGSHEELMASSPLYRKIYESQVEEAKQHVQSTS from the coding sequence ATGGGTTTGATTTTCTCTTTTCTCAAAAAATATAAAGTCGCTGCAATAGCTGCCCTAGTGATGATGCTTATTGAACTAGCGGTGGAATTGTCACAGCCTTTACTCATTTCCAAAATTATTGACCAGGGCATTAAAGAACAGAATTCCTCTGTAGTATGGCTTTGGGGCGGTGTATTGATCGGCAGCGCGGTAGTCGCGTTTATAGCTGGAGTGTTAAGTTCTTTTTTTGCTGCCCATGCGAGTCAGAGCTTTGCTTTTGATCTTAGGGACAAGTTATATGAAAAGGTACAATCCTTTACATATGAAGTATTCAATCGGTTTGCTACCTCGTCGCTGATCACACGTCTGACCGGCGATGTATCGCAGCTGCAGGACACTATATTTATGAGCCTTCGCTTTATGACACGGGTGCCACTGGTTGTGGTGGGCAGTGTGATTATGGCATTGGTTGTTCATGTGAAGCTGGGATTATTTCTCACTGTAGCTCTACCTTTGTTGCTTCTCTTCCTTTACTTCATCATGAGAAAAGCTTCTTTGTTATTTCGCAACGTACAAAATCGTATAGACGGTGTGAATGGAGTAATTCAGGAGAATCTTACAGGAATTCGCTTAATCCGTGTGTTCGTGCGCATGGGACATGAGATTGGACGTTTCACGGTATTTAGCGGGAATTTGATGAGATCCACGGTATCTGCGCTGCGTTTGACCGAGACGACGATGCCATTTGTTATGCTAATTGTGAATGCAGCGATTATGCTGATCCTATGGTTTGGACGGATTGAGATTGCAAATGGGGATGCTACTTTAGGAGAAACCGTTGCGGTTATTAATTACTCTTTACGAACCATTGGAGCATTGTCGGCAATATCTGGGCTAGTCGTTACAATTTCTAGGGCACGCGCCTCCTCACAGCGTATTACAGAAGTGATGTCAGCAGGCGCTGGAGTTAAGGAAGGCGGAGCCGCTAAGAGCGAACCGATACAGGGACATGTTCAATTTGAAGGCATCAGCTTCAAGTATCCTGAAAGTAACATTTCAGTGCTTGAGGATATTACTTTTGAAGTTTCTGCTGGTGAGCGAGTAGCGATTATGGGAGCCACCGGATCAGGTAAGTCTTCTCTTGTCGGTCTCATCCCACGTTTATACGAAGAGACAGACGGCATCATTAGCATTGATGGGCAAAAGAGCAGCGATATCGATATTTCAAGATTGCGGCGATCGATTGGTTACGTTCCTCAAGAAGTACAGCTCTTCAGCGGATCGATCCGCGATAATATCGCTTGGGGCAATGAACATGCCACACAGGAACAAATCGAACACGCAGCGGCTGCCGCTCAAATTCATGCAACAGTGATGGAATTGCCTAATGGTTATGACACGATGCTTGGTCAACGAGGGGTAAATCTGTCTGGTGGGCAAAAGCAGCGGTTGACCATTGCTCGGGCGCTTGTGAGGAAGCCTGCTATTTTGATCCTCGATGACAGCACGAGTGCGCTTGATGCTGTGACAGAAGGACTTTTGCTGGAGGCACTAAAAGAGATTTCATGTACAACCTTCCTGATTACTCAAAAGATCAGTTCAACTGCATCTGCCGATTTGATTTTGCTGTTGGACGAAGGGCGCTTAATCGGTAAGGGATCACATGAGGAGCTTATGGCAAGCTCTCCGCTGTACCGCAAGATTTATGAATCACAGGTAGAGGAGGCGAAGCAGCATGTTCAAAGCACTTCTTGA